One part of the Engraulis encrasicolus isolate BLACKSEA-1 chromosome 17, IST_EnEncr_1.0, whole genome shotgun sequence genome encodes these proteins:
- the rnf151 gene encoding RING finger protein 151, which produces MATLEAVLSNLSLIMTQIGNELSEMMRIVQDQMQSGGYEVDLFVEPPDYDLICIICRGVLRCPVRVACNHIFCKKCILQWLKRQETCPCCRKTVNQNFMFVMFRLSKAIGRLQIKCRNSAQGCAATFALSEEYLHSSTCPFETVLCPHSGCGERVLRSGLEAHARLCPHWSQLCPMGCGTQLSRATQPQHNCYRELRQRYEAQRSRQRAIAAALRRKMARMQNTMAHMRRQVGLICDSLEVLEEEREEEQEQEEDSPGEGTSSYGSGGGSGGGSSRASSSMASRTATASSSSSSTSASNSGSSSSS; this is translated from the exons ATGGCGACTTTAGAGGCTGTTCTCTCCAACTTGAGTTTGATTATGACCCAAATAGGCAATGAGCTGTCAGAGATGATGAGGATAGTTCAGGACCAAATGCAG agtgGGGGCTATGAGGTGGACCTGTTTGTGGAGCCGCCAGACTATGACCTGATCTGCATCATCTGCAGGGGGGTGCTGCGCTGCCCCGTCCGCGTGGCCTGCAACCACATCTTCTGCAAGAAGTGCATCCTGCAATGGCTCAAGAG ACAGGAAACGTGCCCTTGCTGCAGGAAGACGGTGAATCAGAACTTCATGTTTGTGATGTTCCGACTCAGCAAAGCTATTGGCCGACTACAGATCAAG TGTCGCAACAGTGCCCAGGGCTGCGCGGCCACCTTCGCCCTGTCCGAGGAGTACCTCCACAGCTCCACCTGCCCCTTCGAGACGGTCCTGTGCCCGCACTCGGGCTGCGGCGAGCGGGTGCTGCGTAGCGGCCTGGAGGCCCACGCCCGGCTCTGCCCGCACTGGAGCCAGCTGTGCCCCATGGGCTGCGGCACGCAGCTGAGCCGCGCCACCCAGCCGCAGCACAACTGCTACCGCGAGCTGCGCCAGCGCTACGAGGCCCAGCGCTCCCGCCAGAGGGCCATCGCCGCCGCCCTGCGACGCAAGATGGCGCGCATGCAGAACACCATGGCGCACATGCGCCGACAG GTGGGCCTGATCTGTGACAGCCtggaggtgttggaggaggagcgagaggaggagcaagagcaggaggaggacagcCCTGGGGAGGGCACCAGCTcctatggtagtggtggtggcagcGGGGGTGGCAGCAGCAGAGCCAGCAGCAGCATGGCTAGCAGAACGGCCACcgccagcagcagtagcagcagcactaGCGCTAGCAatagcggtagcagcagcagctcctgA